In one Campylobacter insulaenigrae NCTC 12927 genomic region, the following are encoded:
- a CDS encoding motility associated factor glycosyltransferase family protein, with translation MDKNLYTKNINALNPIFKDTFKQITSSAYKIIQGKDPLDINISDRQGRAIYQNPLKELNMMLNHYNQNFSLYPVLYFYGFGNGILYKALLQNPNLKHIVVFEKDFELIHLLFFYIDFSKELQEGKLILAKDDAENSMLLSLMSKNPFREFIRTYFLEPHCKYYEQYQENILNLNTKILSCIRTISISKGTSTQDTFQGIEQFINNIPTMISKPSLKELLKKRKNKAKNAIIVSTGPSLTKQLPLLKKYQENVVIFCADSAYPILHEASIKPDYVFMVERSDFTAEFFNNDFGKFDKDITFILTSLVHPNAIKYLEQNDRNFMLISKETFEVYFALHNFGYVDYAISVAHLAFILASLLEFQNIIFIGQDLAYNDLGESHPKNYKHSSDFESNLDKIQTLAYGGKDYVQTHIAWDMFRVNLEYLISNSKTTIYNATEGGARIEGTIEKPFKELCENLLTQVINKSFNKLSNPLPNKKQEYLLKFYHRTLILLKNTEFYIKKYTKKCEFIQKNTDLDKIIKYLDDFDLDDFKDNILIKLLLACFLDQLRFTLGKIYVIQAFDENMRLEKTKAWVQSHLEYFNLICVNLEYLNSLILKNKIFIENELIQNKLEKYIKNDDICSKKR, from the coding sequence ATGGATAAAAATTTATACACAAAAAATATTAACGCCTTAAATCCAATTTTTAAAGATACATTTAAACAAATCACTTCATCAGCATATAAAATAATACAAGGAAAAGATCCTTTAGATATAAATATTAGTGATAGACAAGGTCGAGCCATTTACCAAAATCCTCTTAAAGAATTAAATATGATGCTAAATCACTATAACCAAAATTTTAGTCTTTATCCTGTATTGTATTTTTATGGCTTTGGCAATGGTATTTTATACAAAGCCTTGCTTCAAAATCCGAATTTAAAACATATAGTAGTATTTGAAAAAGATTTTGAATTAATACATTTATTGTTTTTTTATATAGATTTTTCTAAAGAGCTTCAAGAAGGTAAACTAATTTTAGCAAAAGATGATGCTGAAAATTCTATGCTACTTTCTTTAATGTCTAAAAATCCTTTTAGAGAATTTATAAGAACATATTTTTTAGAGCCTCATTGCAAATATTATGAACAATACCAAGAAAATATTTTAAATCTAAATACCAAAATACTCTCATGCATTAGAACTATTTCTATTAGTAAGGGCACTAGCACTCAAGATACTTTTCAAGGTATAGAACAATTCATAAATAATATACCAACCATGATTTCCAAACCTTCTTTAAAAGAACTTTTAAAGAAAAGAAAAAATAAAGCAAAAAATGCCATTATAGTATCTACTGGACCATCTCTTACAAAACAACTTCCTTTGCTTAAAAAATATCAAGAAAATGTGGTAATTTTTTGTGCTGATAGCGCTTATCCCATACTACATGAAGCCAGTATTAAACCTGATTATGTTTTTATGGTAGAAAGAAGCGATTTTACAGCAGAATTTTTTAATAATGATTTTGGAAAATTTGATAAAGATATCACTTTTATTTTAACTTCTTTAGTTCATCCAAATGCCATAAAATATTTAGAACAAAATGATAGAAATTTTATGCTTATTTCAAAAGAAACTTTTGAAGTTTATTTTGCATTACACAATTTTGGCTATGTAGATTATGCTATATCAGTAGCACATCTCGCTTTTATATTAGCCAGTTTATTAGAATTTCAAAATATTATTTTTATAGGACAAGATTTAGCTTATAATGATTTAGGCGAATCTCATCCTAAAAATTACAAACATAGTTCAGATTTTGAAAGCAATTTAGATAAAATTCAAACTCTAGCTTATGGTGGTAAAGATTACGTTCAAACTCATATAGCGTGGGATATGTTTAGAGTAAATTTAGAATATTTAATCTCTAACTCTAAAACAACAATTTATAATGCCACTGAAGGTGGAGCTAGGATAGAAGGAACTATAGAAAAACCCTTTAAGGAACTTTGCGAAAATTTATTAACTCAAGTGATTAACAAATCTTTTAATAAACTTAGCAACCCCTTACCTAATAAAAAACAAGAATATCTTTTAAAATTTTACCATAGGACTTTAATTTTACTAAAAAATACTGAGTTTTATATCAAAAAATACACAAAAAAATGTGAATTTATACAAAAAAATACCGATTTAGATAAAATTATAAAATACTTAGACGATTTTGATCTAGATGATTTTAAAGACAACATATTGATCAAACTTTTATTAGCATGTTTTCTTGATCAATTACGCTTTACACTAGGAAAAATTTATGTGATACAAGCATTTGATGAAAATATGCGTTTAGAAAAAACAAAAGCTTGGGTACAATCTCACTTAGAATATTTTAATCTAATATGTGTTAATTTAGAATATTTAAATTCACTCATACTAAAAAATAAGATATTTATAGAAAATGAACTTATACAAAATAAACTAGAAAAATATATCAAAAATGACGATATTTGTAGCAAAAAAAGGTAG
- the pseI gene encoding pseudaminic acid synthase — protein sequence MFIENFDLNEKVFIIAELSANHANDLNTALKTIKAAKKAGADAIKLQTYTPDSLTLNSNKDDFLIKDGLWKGRKLYELYEEAKTPYEWHKELFECAKKENLMCFSSPFSKIDLDFLKQFNPPAYKIASFEVNDYDFVRYVAKEKKPTLISTGIAYEEELNEIIKIFQEEQNPNLILLKCTSAYPSKIEDLNLNAIITLKQKFNTTIGLSDHSEGFLAPVLAVALGARVIEKHFMLDKTLQSADANFSLDFDEFKQMCHMVRLSENALGKNDIKLDNNTLKNRHFARSLYASKDIKKGEIFTLDNVKSIRPNLGLHPKFLNSILGKKATKNIDFAQALKESDFEGN from the coding sequence GTGTTTATAGAAAATTTTGATTTAAATGAAAAAGTTTTTATCATCGCTGAACTTTCTGCTAATCATGCAAATGATTTAAATACAGCTTTAAAAACTATAAAAGCAGCTAAAAAAGCAGGCGCTGATGCTATAAAATTACAAACTTATACCCCAGATAGCCTAACCTTAAATTCAAATAAAGATGATTTTTTGATAAAAGATGGATTATGGAAAGGGAGAAAACTCTATGAGCTATACGAAGAGGCCAAAACTCCTTATGAGTGGCACAAAGAACTTTTTGAATGCGCAAAGAAAGAAAATCTAATGTGCTTTTCTAGTCCGTTTAGTAAAATAGATCTTGATTTTTTAAAACAATTTAATCCACCAGCTTATAAAATAGCTTCCTTTGAAGTTAATGATTATGATTTTGTAAGATATGTTGCAAAAGAAAAAAAACCTACTTTAATATCAACTGGAATTGCTTACGAAGAAGAATTAAATGAAATTATCAAGATTTTTCAAGAAGAACAAAACCCAAATTTAATTTTACTAAAATGTACCTCTGCTTATCCATCTAAAATAGAAGATTTAAATTTAAATGCTATTATCACTTTAAAACAAAAATTTAATACAACTATAGGCTTAAGTGATCATAGCGAAGGTTTTTTAGCTCCCGTTTTAGCTGTCGCACTGGGAGCTAGAGTAATAGAAAAACATTTTATGCTCGATAAAACTTTACAAAGTGCTGATGCTAATTTTAGTCTTGATTTTGACGAATTTAAACAAATGTGTCATATGGTACGTTTAAGTGAAAATGCCTTGGGAAAAAATGATATAAAATTAGATAATAATACCTTAAAAAATCGCCATTTTGCAAGAAGTTTATATGCTAGCAAAGATATAAAAAAAGGGGAAATTTTTACTTTAGATAATGTCAAAAGCATAAGACCTAACTTAGGCCTACACCCCAAATTTTTAAATTCGATCTTGGGAAAAAAAGCTACTAAAAATATAGATTTTGCTCAAGCTTTAAAAGAAAGTGATTTTGAAGGAAATTAA
- a CDS encoding flagellin A — MGFRINTNIGAMNAHANSTINARELDKSLSRLSSGLRINSAADDASGMAIADSLRSQASTLGQAINNGNDAIGILQTADKAMDEQLKILDTIKVKATQAAQDGQSTKTRNMLQADINRLMEELDNIANTTAFNGKQLLSGGFVNQEFQMGAQSNQTVKATIGPTQSSKIGVTRFETGSMSKSSGVTEFVIKNYNGVDDFKFPPVTISTSVGTGLGALAEEINRVADVTGVRANFLVQTTGAAPMKAGTTSDDFAINGVKIGKIEYQENDQNGALISAINSVKDATGIEAAKDENGKLILTSREGRGIKIEGNMGGGSGILKDHYENYGRLSLIKNNGKDILISGAGLSAMGMGATDMISQASVSLRESKGQIDTNVADAMGFNAYKGGGKIIVTHSSVSAYMSADGSGMSAGSGFSVGSGKNYSAIYAADNILFATAFSVAFGVTVVAGNSQFANFLASMSIAAKDQTPGVTTLKGAMAVMDIAETATANLDAIRADLGSVQNQITATLNNISVTQVNIKSAESNIRDVDFAAESANFSKYNILAQSGSYAMSQANAVQQNVLKLLQ, encoded by the coding sequence ATGGGTTTTAGAATAAACACCAATATAGGTGCAATGAATGCACATGCAAATTCAACTATAAATGCAAGAGAATTAGATAAATCTCTAAGTAGACTTAGTTCAGGTCTTAGAATTAACTCTGCAGCTGATGATGCTTCAGGTATGGCAATAGCTGATAGCTTGAGATCACAAGCTAGCACTTTAGGACAAGCTATTAATAATGGTAACGATGCTATAGGTATTTTACAAACAGCTGATAAAGCTATGGATGAACAGCTTAAAATCTTAGATACTATTAAAGTAAAAGCTACCCAAGCTGCTCAAGATGGACAAAGCACAAAAACAAGAAACATGCTTCAAGCAGATATTAATCGTTTAATGGAAGAACTTGATAATATAGCAAATACTACAGCTTTTAATGGTAAACAATTGTTAAGTGGTGGTTTTGTAAATCAAGAATTCCAAATGGGTGCTCAGTCTAATCAAACCGTTAAAGCTACTATAGGACCTACTCAAAGCTCTAAGATAGGAGTTACTAGATTTGAAACAGGTTCTATGTCTAAATCAAGTGGTGTAACTGAGTTTGTTATTAAAAATTATAATGGTGTGGATGATTTTAAATTTCCTCCTGTTACTATATCTACTTCAGTAGGAACTGGTCTTGGAGCTTTAGCTGAAGAGATTAATAGAGTAGCTGATGTAACAGGAGTTAGGGCTAACTTCTTAGTTCAAACTACAGGTGCAGCTCCTATGAAAGCTGGTACTACAAGTGATGATTTTGCAATTAATGGAGTAAAAATTGGTAAGATAGAATATCAAGAAAATGATCAAAATGGAGCCTTAATTTCAGCTATTAACTCAGTTAAAGATGCAACAGGTATAGAAGCAGCTAAAGATGAAAATGGTAAATTAATCCTTACTTCTAGAGAAGGTAGAGGTATAAAGATAGAAGGCAATATGGGTGGAGGATCAGGAATATTGAAAGATCATTATGAAAATTATGGTCGTTTATCTTTGATTAAAAACAATGGTAAGGATATTTTGATTTCAGGTGCCGGTCTTTCTGCTATGGGCATGGGAGCTACAGATATGATATCTCAAGCTTCTGTATCTTTAAGAGAATCAAAAGGACAAATTGACACTAATGTAGCTGATGCTATGGGATTTAATGCTTACAAGGGTGGTGGTAAAATAATTGTAACTCATTCTTCTGTTTCAGCTTATATGAGTGCGGATGGTAGTGGTATGTCTGCTGGTTCAGGATTCTCTGTAGGTAGTGGTAAAAATTATTCTGCTATATATGCAGCAGACAATATTTTATTTGCTACTGCATTCTCTGTAGCCTTTGGTGTAACTGTTGTTGCTGGAAATTCTCAGTTTGCAAATTTTTTAGCTTCTATGAGTATAGCAGCTAAAGATCAAACTCCTGGGGTTACTACTTTAAAAGGAGCTATGGCTGTAATGGATATAGCTGAAACTGCTACTGCAAATTTAGATGCTATTAGAGCTGATCTTGGTTCGGTGCAAAATCAAATTACTGCTACATTAAATAATATCAGTGTTACTCAAGTAAATATAAAATCAGCTGAATCAAACATTAGAGATGTTGATTTTGCTGCTGAGAGTGCGAATTTTTCAAAGTATAACATCCTAGCTCAAAGTGGATCTTATGCTATGAGTCAAGCAAATGCGGTGCAGCAAAACGTTTTAAAACTTTTACAATAA
- a CDS encoding chemotaxis protein CheX: MNKTLEYSIHHFFVQVLKFKIESTNTIRGELYGASIPIYFKDKEYSFYLFFQKEALNEIAAVLLHDKLKEDGLADLVKEIANQIVGYAKKLLNDTNGKDEFKLGVPEYLGHVEKLSSIKLKEKFTYNLKNSSFRIGYKSL, encoded by the coding sequence ATGAATAAAACTTTAGAATATTCTATACACCATTTTTTTGTACAAGTTTTGAAATTTAAAATAGAATCAACAAACACTATAAGAGGAGAGCTTTATGGAGCTTCTATTCCTATATATTTTAAAGACAAAGAATATAGTTTTTATCTGTTTTTTCAAAAAGAAGCTTTAAATGAAATAGCTGCAGTTTTATTGCATGATAAATTAAAAGAAGATGGTTTGGCAGATTTAGTTAAGGAAATTGCTAATCAAATTGTAGGTTATGCTAAAAAGTTACTTAATGATACTAATGGAAAAGATGAATTTAAGCTTGGCGTGCCAGAATATTTAGGTCATGTAGAAAAACTTTCGTCTATTAAATTAAAGGAAAAATTTACTTATAATTTAAAGAATTCTAGTTTTAGAATAGGATATAAGAGTTTATGA
- a CDS encoding motility associated factor glycosyltransferase family protein, translating into MNKELFLKNTQALFEVDQILAYELRKISTTIRFKLIQNQIFDEKNQVFLDKNHNFDKDKFELYPVLFFYGFGDGTFFTELNANKNLKHIIIFEKELEILYLAFHLYDFSLFLKKEKLILFFTPHITTAQLKILFDYPNIKHTMKIFNFHFYNDFYLNFYSDEANVLLQNLLNIIKTLVLSRGNDPKDALMGIKHNIINLEKIISHMPFKNFLKERKNKAKNVIIVSTGPSLTKQLPLLKKYQENVIIFSADSSYHILAKYDIKPDYVFSLERVDFTSEFFNNDFGEFDNNILFIISSLTHPKTIEYLEQNNRNYMLVLRPLFFESKLGLNEYGFLGSGISVANMAYELAGALKFENIILIGQDLAYAKDGTSHPKEHLYGEQGDEELFYKNICAYGGKGEVKTQLTWYLFLKSFEKDVALARDILKITTYNATEGGARIEGTIEKPFKELCENLLTQKLDKKIFLQAPKNVEKTLKKCKEKLKKQIRQSELFVKECQKAIAEKNIAKLEKLRLKIPKSDFFSDILHARCYQNECEVVKYQVNKERNEKIYLQEQINFFEEIILYLEEYNKTIKENLKE; encoded by the coding sequence ATGAATAAAGAATTGTTTTTAAAAAATACTCAAGCTTTATTTGAAGTTGATCAAATTTTAGCTTACGAGCTTAGAAAAATCTCAACTACTATTCGTTTTAAATTAATACAAAATCAAATATTTGATGAAAAAAATCAAGTATTTTTAGATAAGAATCACAACTTCGATAAAGATAAATTTGAACTTTATCCTGTGTTGTTTTTTTATGGTTTTGGGGATGGAACTTTTTTTACAGAATTAAATGCAAATAAAAATTTAAAACATATAATTATTTTTGAAAAAGAATTAGAAATTTTATATTTAGCCTTTCATCTATATGATTTTAGTCTTTTTTTAAAAAAAGAAAAACTAATTTTATTTTTTACACCACATATCACTACAGCTCAACTTAAAATTCTCTTTGATTATCCTAATATCAAACATACTATGAAAATTTTTAATTTTCATTTTTACAATGATTTTTACTTAAATTTTTATTCTGATGAAGCTAATGTTTTACTTCAAAATTTACTAAACATTATCAAAACTTTAGTTTTAAGCAGAGGTAATGATCCAAAAGATGCCCTAATGGGTATAAAACATAATATTATTAATCTTGAAAAAATCATTTCTCATATGCCTTTTAAAAATTTCTTAAAAGAAAGGAAAAATAAAGCAAAAAATGTTATTATAGTATCTACTGGACCATCTCTTACAAAACAACTTCCTTTGCTTAAAAAATATCAAGAAAATGTGATAATTTTTAGCGCTGATAGTTCATATCATATACTAGCAAAATATGATATCAAACCTGATTATGTTTTTTCTTTAGAAAGAGTTGATTTTACTAGTGAATTTTTTAATAACGATTTTGGCGAATTTGATAATAATATTTTATTTATTATATCCTCTTTAACTCATCCTAAAACTATAGAGTATTTAGAACAAAATAATAGAAATTATATGCTTGTCTTAAGGCCTTTATTTTTTGAAAGTAAACTTGGTTTAAATGAATATGGATTTTTAGGGAGTGGCATTAGTGTGGCTAATATGGCTTATGAACTAGCTGGTGCTTTAAAATTTGAAAATATTATTTTAATAGGGCAAGATCTAGCGTATGCAAAAGATGGCACTTCACACCCAAAAGAACACCTATATGGAGAACAAGGAGATGAAGAACTTTTTTATAAAAATATCTGTGCTTATGGTGGAAAAGGAGAGGTTAAGACTCAACTAACTTGGTATTTATTTTTAAAAAGTTTTGAAAAAGATGTTGCTTTAGCAAGAGATATTTTAAAAATCACAACTTATAATGCAACTGAAGGTGGAGCTAGGATAGAAGGAACCATAGAAAAGCCTTTTAAAGAACTTTGTGAGAATTTATTAACTCAAAAATTAGATAAAAAAATATTTTTACAAGCTCCAAAAAATGTAGAAAAAACACTAAAAAAATGCAAAGAAAAACTAAAAAAGCAAATAAGACAAAGTGAATTGTTTGTAAAAGAATGTCAAAAAGCTATTGCAGAAAAAAATATAGCAAAATTAGAAAAACTCAGACTAAAAATTCCAAAAAGTGATTTTTTTTCCGATATACTACACGCTAGATGTTATCAAAATGAATGTGAAGTTGTAAAATACCAAGTTAATAAAGAAAGAAATGAGAAAATATATCTGCAAGAGCAAATCAATTTCTTTGAAGAAATCATTCTTTATCTGGAAGAATATAATAAAACTATAAAAGAAAATTTAAAAGAGTAA
- a CDS encoding motility associated factor glycosyltransferase family protein, translating into MKTKIFKKNLNSLAGGEYKILKQKLSKIKESKDYTYVYDKDPLNCNILYKYSKTLYKNPLKELEENLENFNKNYTRYPILFFYGLGNGFFYKALLKNKEHKRIVVFERDLELIFLILNVIDFSKELQEGRFILIHTKEMNDAKADFLCSFFDLFLKTYNLHIHSNFYEQEQKEEIKAINDLNSKVIKNMALRRGNDPIDAMQGVEQFVLNLPKMLTHPSFNELKKKRSNKSKNAILVATGPSLKKQLPLLKKYASKATIFCADSAYPILAKEGIKPDYVCMLERDDIVAKCFDNDFSKFDENIIFILASLAHKDTINFLEKNKRKYMLVSRSYPFAHSLGLHDFGYVQGGMSVAHLNYELALLLGHENIILIGQDLAYSKEGKSHTEDFLHSDYHINDYERDKDKFKIPAYGGKGFVQSSQVWVLFKQVFENLFYKQTKAKIYNATEGGARIEGTIEKPLKELCEKLLTQDIKKPFTKLQNLKRKESEELMLKAYNQIKKNIKLSQNFLKTCKKLHKELNTQSKIRLTFDELNLKIDSLKEKLESNKFIFLREILSPSLFHLESTFSKIYVSSIHNESDRQNKLVAWLEAHKAWIEDITELIQVQEKALKIAIIPLQDVLEKRKLI; encoded by the coding sequence ATGAAAACAAAAATTTTTAAGAAAAATCTAAATTCTTTAGCAGGTGGAGAATACAAAATATTAAAACAAAAATTAAGTAAAATAAAAGAGAGTAAAGATTATACCTATGTTTATGATAAAGACCCATTAAATTGTAATATTCTTTATAAATATTCTAAAACATTATATAAAAATCCGTTAAAAGAATTAGAAGAAAATTTAGAAAATTTTAATAAAAATTATACAAGATATCCAATTTTATTTTTTTATGGTTTAGGAAATGGATTTTTTTACAAAGCCTTATTAAAAAATAAAGAACATAAAAGAATAGTAGTTTTTGAGAGAGACTTAGAACTTATATTTTTGATCTTAAATGTAATTGATTTTTCCAAAGAATTACAAGAAGGTAGGTTTATACTCATACATACCAAAGAAATGAATGATGCTAAAGCTGATTTTTTATGCTCTTTTTTTGATTTATTTTTAAAAACATACAATCTTCACATACATTCTAATTTTTACGAACAAGAACAAAAAGAAGAAATTAAAGCTATTAATGATCTAAATTCAAAAGTTATTAAAAATATGGCTTTAAGAAGGGGTAATGATCCAATTGATGCTATGCAAGGAGTAGAACAATTTGTATTAAATTTACCAAAAATGCTGACTCATCCTAGTTTTAACGAACTAAAGAAAAAAAGAAGCAATAAAAGCAAAAACGCTATTTTAGTGGCTACTGGACCATCTTTAAAAAAACAGCTTCCTTTGCTTAAAAAATATGCCTCTAAAGCCACAATTTTTTGTGCTGATAGTGCTTATCCTATACTAGCAAAAGAAGGTATCAAACCTGATTATGTTTGTATGTTAGAAAGAGATGATATAGTAGCAAAATGTTTTGATAATGATTTTAGCAAATTTGACGAAAATATTATTTTTATCTTAGCTTCTTTAGCACATAAAGATACCATAAATTTTTTGGAAAAAAACAAAAGAAAATACATGTTAGTATCTAGATCTTATCCTTTTGCACATTCTTTGGGTTTACATGATTTTGGCTATGTTCAAGGTGGAATGAGTGTAGCTCATTTAAATTATGAATTAGCACTTTTATTAGGCCATGAAAATATTATTTTAATAGGGCAAGATCTAGCTTATAGCAAGGAAGGTAAATCCCACACCGAAGATTTTTTACATAGCGATTATCATATAAATGACTATGAAAGAGATAAAGATAAATTTAAAATTCCAGCTTATGGTGGTAAAGGTTTTGTTCAAAGTTCTCAAGTTTGGGTTTTATTTAAACAAGTATTTGAAAATTTATTTTACAAACAAACAAAAGCAAAAATTTATAATGCTACCGAAGGCGGGGCTAGGATAGAAGGAACTATAGAAAAACCCCTTAAAGAACTTTGTGAAAAATTATTAACTCAAGATATTAAAAAGCCTTTTACGAAATTACAAAATTTAAAACGTAAAGAAAGCGAAGAGTTAATGCTTAAAGCTTATAATCAAATCAAAAAAAATATTAAATTAAGCCAAAATTTTTTAAAAACTTGTAAGAAATTGCACAAAGAATTAAATACTCAAAGTAAAATTCGCTTAACTTTTGATGAATTAAATTTAAAAATCGATTCTTTAAAAGAAAAATTAGAAAGCAATAAATTTATCTTTTTAAGAGAAATTTTAAGTCCTTCATTGTTTCATCTAGAAAGTACTTTTTCTAAAATTTATGTTAGTTCTATTCATAATGAAAGTGATAGACAAAATAAACTAGTAGCTTGGCTTGAAGCACATAAGGCTTGGATTGAAGACATCACTGAACTTATTCAAGTTCAAGAAAAAGCTTTAAAAATAGCTATTATACCTTTGCAAGATGTATTAGAAAAAAGAAAATTGATTTAG
- a CDS encoding motility associated factor glycosyltransferase family protein — MQENLFDKNINALKDKRLKEKLQNFNERKFQVQIGDDSLDINFIKENYGGGYNKIYDDALFDLHEKIKTYDDKYFLYPILYFYGFGNGILYKVLLQNKHHQKIVVFEQELEFIFLSFHYIDFSEELKTNSLIIFDTSAININDFERICRHSPFFNFLRVYFLDLHCDYYEKYQDDILKINRQMQEHIKKIIYGFGNDSKDSLIGVQNFIHNIPNIVSCITFKELLKKRSNARENAIIVSTGPSLIKQLPLLKQYSNKATIFCADSAYPILAKYNIKPDYVLSLERVDFTSEFFNNDFGEFDKDIVFVLKYLTHPNTFKYLNKKQTNITIISEYSPCINFIGLNDFGYIYTGSSVAVMGYMLAMHLKHQNIILIGQDLAYANDGASHPEEYHYGKYDTYDPKDIDYNLKTTAYGGKGEVKTTTTWNLFKIQLEEAIFNVKQLCNITTYNATEGGARIEGAIEKSFKELCENILDKNFEKSFKNLEKLNHKRQIELKLKAFYNIYEIIKFCQDLEKECINIHNHISFLSSDEQNFTILIKKLDEFKTKIEKNSIIASITTSINIQFDLNLARIFVLNPKTKEDSFNKTLLWIQEHLEWITMLEEHIKTLRKTLEHSSLFLEENLKQHNLHRQIQKIKSTKLKQRIFTFKPMNFI, encoded by the coding sequence ATGCAAGAAAATTTATTTGATAAAAATATCAATGCTTTAAAAGATAAAAGATTAAAAGAAAAATTACAAAATTTTAATGAAAGAAAATTTCAAGTTCAAATAGGAGATGATAGCTTAGATATCAATTTTATAAAAGAAAATTATGGGGGGGGGTATAATAAAATTTATGATGATGCTCTTTTTGATTTGCATGAAAAAATTAAAACTTATGATGATAAATATTTTTTATATCCCATACTTTATTTTTATGGTTTTGGAAATGGAATTTTATATAAAGTGCTATTACAAAACAAACATCATCAAAAAATAGTAGTTTTCGAACAAGAACTAGAATTTATTTTTCTTAGTTTTCATTATATTGATTTTAGCGAAGAATTAAAAACCAACTCTTTAATCATTTTTGATACTAGCGCCATAAATATAAATGATTTTGAAAGAATCTGCAGACATTCTCCATTTTTTAATTTTTTGCGAGTTTATTTTTTAGACTTACATTGTGATTATTATGAAAAATATCAAGATGATATCTTAAAAATAAATAGACAAATGCAAGAGCATATAAAGAAAATTATTTATGGTTTTGGAAATGACTCAAAGGATTCTTTGATCGGGGTGCAAAATTTTATACATAATATTCCAAATATTGTTTCTTGTATCACTTTTAAAGAATTACTTAAAAAAAGAAGCAATGCAAGAGAAAATGCCATAATAGTTTCTACAGGTCCTTCTTTAATAAAACAATTACCGCTTTTAAAACAATACTCTAATAAAGCAACAATATTTTGTGCTGATAGTGCTTATCCTATACTTGCAAAATACAATATAAAACCTGATTATGTTTTATCTTTAGAAAGAGTTGATTTTACTAGTGAATTTTTTAATAATGATTTTGGAGAATTTGATAAAGATATAGTTTTTGTTTTAAAATATTTAACACACCCTAATACTTTTAAATATTTGAATAAAAAACAAACTAATATTACAATTATATCTGAATATTCTCCTTGTATAAATTTTATAGGACTAAATGATTTTGGTTATATATACACCGGAAGTAGTGTTGCAGTAATGGGTTATATGCTAGCAATGCATTTAAAACATCAAAATATTATTTTAATAGGTCAAGATTTAGCTTATGCAAATGATGGTGCTTCCCATCCTGAAGAGTATCACTACGGAAAATATGATACTTATGATCCCAAAGATATAGATTATAATTTAAAAACTACCGCTTATGGAGGTAAAGGAGAAGTTAAAACTACAACAACTTGGAATTTATTTAAAATTCAACTTGAAGAGGCTATTTTTAATGTCAAACAACTATGCAATATCACTACTTACAATGCAACAGAAGGTGGAGCTAGGATAGAAGGAGCTATAGAAAAGTCTTTTAAAGAACTTTGCGAGAATATATTAGATAAAAACTTTGAAAAATCATTTAAGAATTTAGAAAAATTAAACCATAAAAGACAAATAGAATTAAAACTAAAAGCCTTTTATAATATATATGAGATAATTAAATTTTGTCAAGATTTAGAAAAAGAATGTATAAATATTCATAATCACATAAGTTTTTTGAGCTCTGATGAGCAAAATTTTACAATTTTAATTAAAAAGCTTGATGAATTTAAAACTAAAATAGAAAAAAATTCTATTATAGCATCCATAACTACTTCTATCAACATACAATTTGACTTAAATTTAGCTAGAATTTTTGTCTTAAACCCAAAAACAAAAGAAGATAGTTTTAACAAAACTCTACTATGGATACAAGAACACTTAGAATGGATTACCATGTTAGAAGAGCATATAAAAACTTTAAGAAAAACTTTAGAACATTCTTCTTTGTTTTTAGAAGAAAATTTAAAACAACACAATTTACACAGGCAAATTCAAAAAATAAAATCTACTAAACTTAAACAAAGAATTTTTACTTTCAAACCTATGAATTTTATTTAA